The Gossypium hirsutum isolate 1008001.06 chromosome A13, Gossypium_hirsutum_v2.1, whole genome shotgun sequence nucleotide sequence GCCAGCCCGCGTggctcacacaggcgtgtggctagcccgtgtggaaatgcccagccGTGTGGATCCTGGAAACAACTCTATTCGTCTGATTTTGTCTTGTTTTTttctccttttgctcccaaatgctcttctaagtatagaaacatgaatttaaagggtTAGGAGCATTACTCATGCTAATTTTTCTTAAACCTGGAAATCTATCTCTGAAGTTTGGGATAAAGTTCATAATAGCATATGTTGGAGCCTTGGCAATGGTAAGAACATCAAATTCTAGATTGATAATTGGATCCCGAAATTAGGTCCCCTTCGAAATCATTATTAGTTTCCTTCTGAAATTAATGAAAACAATGCGATGGCATCTATGCTTGATGATACTGGTAATCGGGGTTGGTAAAACTTTACTTTCCAATTAAGCCATTTAGTGGTCCTCACTATTGCGAGAATTAATCGTCCTAATGATTAAGCAAGTTGTGATTTTTGTTGGAGGAGATGGAGTAGCAATAATAATTGCACCATTGCTTCTTCCTATAAAAACCTCGCTAAATCGAATTGGGATTAAGATAGCAAGGtttggaattttttattttttttggagaTTTATGGGGCCTCAACAAATAAGGCAATTTCTTTGGCTGCCTTTCAAAAGGAAGTCTTTTGACTCACTCTATGTTGAAAAAGTCTTgttaaaaaacaatatttttaggcacaatcaaaatttataattttcttaaaaccaagctttgtaatatttatatctataaacttttttattgaaattatatcGATGTTTAGTAAGAAAATGGTCTGGTCATTTCCCAACTTTCAACTGGTCGATTTTATTCGTTATCCTCGAATCCCAAATTTCTTTGAGTGGGGATTCAAACAAATTGAACCAAGtgcacaaaatatttttttcttaacttTCAACGGAAAAGTTAATTCTCTCTATAAACTGAAAATGGTCTAGGTCATTTCCCAACTTTCAACTGGTCGATCTTACTCGTTATCCTCAAATCCCAAATTTTTTTGAGTGGGGATTCAAACAAATTGAAACAAGtgcacaaaatatttttttttcttaattttcaatGAGAAAGTTAATTCTCCCTATAAATTGAAAACTATgagtatttttttccaaaaaataaaatttatccttaaaaattaatttccattATATTTCGACATAATATCAGTACTACATAACGTGTGTAATGAATGTATTTTTTCGTTAAATATAAAAGatcatttagaaattaatttaattttttgaattattatttaattaattataattaaataattgagtttaaagtgagaattaaattaataagtatcaataaatttattgaataagacaattaaattaatttccttTTGAATTCTAATACAGTAAATTATGACTTTAACCAAATTGGATAtggattgagaaaataatttaattgagaaattaatataattaattaatattttgaaaaataaaaaaataattattgggtTAGATAAATTATAAGTGTTGGATAAAAGTCCAAATAACACATATAGTTATACTAAATACATGAAAGACTCAAATTACGCCTAGTTGATTGATAGATGAGACAAACCCTAGTATTTACAAGGGAGTGTTGCAGCTCCTCCTAGATTCTACTTAgagtaaaatttctattttctatgaattattattatttaattagaccTTATTCGAACAGAAATCTTGTATTGGttctatataaatttatatttaacgaAAAAATACATTCATTACATGTGGTGATACATCTGATTTCTTTCcattacttaaaaattaaaagaattgagtGAACCCCTTTATTAGATgggtagaaaaaaaattaatatagatGATTCGGTCAAGAATAATTCGCACTTGGCATCCATCAGGGGTTGCAAAGAAGCGACGGCAAGTGGATTATTGGATTCAGTGGTTAGATCAACATTAACTCAATTTTCTGTGCAAAATTAAGGGTTATGGTCGATAGTCTCACTGTTGCTTAGTAAGCTGGTTTCCGCGTGGTACAGCTGGATAGTGATTGTTTTACTGCCATAGACTTCATTATGGGCGACAACAATGGTCTTGAAGCTCGACGCATTTTGGTGCGTTGGAGATTGGCAAGTGAAGTTCAAGCACATTTTCTGAGACGCTAATAAGGTTGTGAATATCACATGATAAAAATGAGCACTACCTATGACTTCTACTTttataaatttggaaaatcacctaTAAAAATTCCTAAATAGTTTTAGAATGATTTTGAAAAGGCAGTGCATTTATATCcgataaaattgaaaataatgataGAGGTAAGAGATATATCTGTACCACAATCACCACCCACCTAAAAGGGTACTTGATAGTGGTGTGTGCAATTCTGTTTGTGATGTTTAAATTTTAGGCTCTCTCCatttcaaggaaaagaaaaagactgACCTtgaacaaaactttaatactcttattataattaatatgtaaAGGCTCAAGAATACATGTAAGAGAAACTATCATGAAATTGgcagaaagaaaattttgaatttagtgaAAACTTTCcgaatgattaaaaataaataaacttgttTGTCTGGATTCAATCATGCAATATCATTCATACAATTTTCATCAGCAAATTCGAGTACACCCCTTCCCCCATCGTAAATGATACGTTTATTTTGTTGCTGCCATGCTCCAAGAACAGAAACCGAACTTCCTTTTAATATTCCTACGCAGAAAAAATTAGGGGCAATAACATGCATATATTGCCCATTGACGGTGTAAACAGATTCATCAAAATGGAACGTTAAAGttgcaaattcatcaaaatttggtGGACGCTCATAACATAGTTCAAATCCTTCTGGACTTGCCCCTGTTTGTTTAAGATATTTTGACCCATAGTAAGCAGCAAACCCCTTTAGTACTTCAGCATATGCATTCCCTGCCAGTGCATCAGCATCAATATGAGTGAACAAAGCTCCAGAGTCTATGAAGAAACCCCCCAACCCATTTGGCTTAATCTGAAAAATAGATGGTGGAAATCCTATACGATGACCTGCAACAGATATGTCTTTCAATCCCAAGTAGAAAAAATAAGATGTGGGAGAGGCTATCAACTGTGTTGATCCAACACTTTGTGGAGGCAGTTGTGGAATGTCTTCTCCAAACCTTAAAACCAAAGGACGAGGGGTTACATCATCAAAAGGGGCTAAACAGTACGAGAATCGATGTTGAATCAAAGCCGAAAACTGGGATGCCATTGAATCCGGTGAGAAGCTTAACCCGAAGATCCCTGAAATGTCAGTGTTCATAAAAGCAATATCCCGACTATCATACGAGCAGCCAAAGATGACGTTGAACGGGTGCGTACTATGTTGGTCGACAAAGAAATGAAATGCTTCCGTGGACGCAATGGCACTGGTAGAGGCTCCACCACTGTATTGAGCATTGTACACACAATAACGACCATGTTCACAATTGTAGAGTCTCCGGTCGCCGTTGCAAAAAGGATGGCTGCAAGGAAGTGTGGCATAACTGGTGGAAGCAGCGGGATTATAAATTGGAAGCTTTTGTGGGAAACAATTTGGGCAAGGCAGACATTGGGTCCAAATTAAACCACCTCCAGTGTCCATCAACAACTTCACTGGATGTCCTTGGCTTCCTATTGTAAACGCTACCGCATAGTAGAGAGCATCTCGGAGCATGGGTATCCGAATATTATCAGGAACTAGCTTTGCATCACcacttgaaactagattcaaataATTAACCCTAGAATAGGAAATTTTGATCAATCTTTCTAGCCTTTCGGCTATAGTCAAGTTTTCAATAAGATATAATGGAGACTCTGGAGAATCATCTATGACAGCCCTTAGACTGAAACCAGTAGGTTTTGAAGTAACAAATGCAGAATGGTATAGAATTGACGTTACCAAGAGGCAAAACAGCAATTTAGAATTGATAAAACCAAGGGTTGAAGgcatttttgaaaagaaaaagtatggCTACCATACGATTGTGCCATTGGTGTTTATATACAATACAATTATTGATTGATGATACTACTTGgtataatgaaaaattaaatgacaaGAACCTATCTATTGTATTAATGATATCATTTGTTACCAAAAATGCGGACCCAAATTTAGGGAAAAAAACTCTTAAAATTGAACATTCTGCCACAATTGTTAAGTTCATATATGGATAAGAATCCTCCATTTTCTTATATGTTTATTTACCAAAGAAAGAATGAATGATTCAAGTGAAGAACTTGGGCTGATGAGGGAGATGGGCCTTGATTCTATAAATGCGAATGAGGTGGTTGAAGCTGGGCTTAATGAAGAAACGAGGCCTCAAGGGTTGCTACAGGTTGAGAGTGAAAGGGTAAACGGTAAGGGAAGCGGGAGAAGAAAGAGTTGTGAAATTTCCAGTGTGCCTAAAACTCCGATTTTGTCAAGAAAGACCAAGTATATGTTAATAGAAATGTGAGGTATACTGATGACATTGAATACCAGTTTTTAACTTCactagaaaagaagaagaaagactGAAAGAGGCCAAGAAGAAAAAATATAGTGGAAAAAAATATTCAAGCAAGGAGATTAATTACGGACAGAATggtaaatattcaaaaaaaaaatattatatttcataataagGGTACTGTTTTTCAACACttcataatacataacttagcaataaactaatttcgtttgataatttttaatcactcgtgtaaaaaaaaattatacttatttggaagaaattttattttttatcaaaattttacttttttttaaaatttttaatttaaatttttactactTTATCTTTTATGTTAagggaaaaatataaaattggtacctaaacttatCCACTTCTCCCAAATTAGTACTTTATGATTTTATTGTCATAGGTTGGTATCCAAACTTTTTTTCCGTCAACTAAATCGGTACTTTTTTATAACGTCGTTATGTTCAAGATAGATAACAGAATAATATTGTGACACATGACATTAATGACGTTATAATAATGTTGTAatctaaataatatattttaacaactattctattttctttccattttttccttctttttctcagTATTCCTTTATTCTCCCAGTTTCCTTTGTTCTTTTTTGCTCTACTAAACATGTTTGTTTTCAATGGTTGATTTCATTTCCTCTCCTTCACCATTTTCTATTGTTGTTGCTGCTTGTTCTTTGTTCGAAAAGTCGATTGCGTTAACAACTTCATGTTCGACGTTGACATCTTCTATCGAAGGAGTACTTAACAACGGTGTCGAAGACAGTTATTGTATTTGTCTCAAGCCTTACACTGTACAAGACCCTACCAATACATGAATCATTACTCTTTGGCTTCTCTTTTGATTCAATTGTTCATTAAGCTCAAATTAACGCTATCACACTAAACCCATTCCAAATCAGCTAAAATTAAAAtctcaagaaagaaagaaaaatgaaaaaacaaagcAAGGAGAAGAGAATTGGTGAAAAAGTGAATGGGTTGTTGAGAAATAGGCCTTTGTGGAAAGAAACAACGTGGTCATACTCGAAACAGAGGCAACCTTGGCAGTTACTGAAACGCTTGCAGACGATGTTACCGACAGCATCTTTGCACCATCGCTTGGGATGACGACCATGAGcagtttgtaaaaaaaatatttaatatatttttattaattataacatcATGATGTTATTAATACAACATGTGACAATATTATTTTGTCACATATCCTGAACTTAACGGTGTTACAAAAAAGTATtaatttatttgatagaaaaaatttCAGATACCaacttgaaaaaataaaaaataaaaaatatcaatctAAAAGAAATGGACAAATTTAgataccaattttatattttttccctTCAGGTAAACTATTTCAATACTTATAATTAAAACTTTTACTTATGTTAATACTTTAGGTAACCAAAACGATTAAGTATTATAGATTTGTAAATTAAAGAAGAATTGATTCCTCCAACTAAGGCACAACACATTTTTTAGTCCGAATCAAAATCTACTAGTCAATccaattgtttttgtttttatttttaacttttctttaggcctcaaaaaaatacatacatttcttCACTTTATTTATATAAGCTTAAGAGTTCAAACAATATAACATTAAGGGATAATGGCAAACCTGCCCTCTATATTTTAGTAAAACTTTCCATGTGTACCTAAAGTTTCTAAGGGCTTATTTAGTAATGTctaaaaaaaacacttttggcttgaaaaatatttttgaaataaaagaagTGTTAAACAAGctgtttttggttgaattttttttccttttcaaatacACTTATGAAAAACACTTTTGGAAAtgagaaactaaaatttttagcttttcctcttcTAAAAgtacttttggtgcttaattatttttttaccccTCCGACAACATAGTACTTTCCCTTCCCTGTTTTTTCTTGAGGCTTAATTATAAATgtactaaaatcattaattaaaaataaaaaaagtatattttaaaataatgcaaatatgttaatatctaattataaatatttaatgattatatttaaatatttaaaatatagtttatatattctaattaaattttataaataattaatatttattgcttaaaaatatttaaaatttatattcatatattaaaatattaacaacaagttataataaattattttttatatgcttactaaaatataataatattaaccaatttaaatattatttaaatgcatatttgttacttgataatatcatgtctaagatggacattttatttcttaaaagcactttttgacaacaGTACTGAACACTCaaatcttaaaccaaaattttcaaaagatttTTTCACAACACTTTTTAAAAGCATTGTTAAACTAGCCCTAAATATCTAGCGTGTCCCTATTCTTTGCTTCCATCTTCCAAAAAAATACTTGGATCTAATGGCATTAAAGCATGATGTGGCAATACATGTGGATCACTAAAATACTACCACATCATGTGGCAATACATGTGGATCACTAAAATACCACCACATAgcacttttttgaaaaaaaggtcAACCTGTTAAACCTAGGGATATGGtaacaattttaccatttaatttctaaagcctaaaatttaatataataaacaaaataattgaaCAACCCCCATACAAGATtgaacaaaataattaaacaataacAAAACAAAGCAAAATTATAACCCAGTAAAAATCAAATCACTGATTTAATCACAAACCTAAAAATTTAAGcataaagaacaagtattttTCAGTAACTTATTTGAATCTACACACTCCGAAACCCCAAAACCACTATGTTCTTTGCCTAAAAATCTAATCTATTTGCCATTCAACTGTAGCAATGTTCTTCAAAGTAAGCATATCTATCTTTTCCATCATTgagaaaacttttaaaatatattaaaatcagaTTATAATACTCTCTATTCTACCTTTGACATCCATGAACACAATGAAACAAATTATTTGCTAAAaaacttgacatttttttttatgaaaattgacaTCCAACAACCATCACTTGCTATCAAcaacactcgaagaacaccatcacCACAAGCCCTTAGTTCAACTGGGATCCACCCTCATCATCGTAAACTCAAATCAAACTTTAGCATACTCTCATTTAACATGCAACAAAACCATCAAACACCAACAATAGTTGTTCACTAGTGGATACCAACAATAGTGCTCAACGCGATGGCTTGATGGCGATTTTAGGAATGGGCTATTGATTTGGAATTTGAGCAGAGAAAAAGAAGCAGTAGACCTAAGTgactaccatggaaggagataaTCAATGGTGGTGGTTTCCATCCACGACAATAGTTTTGGGTATGGTGTTGCCTGTTTGGCTGcttgaaaatgtgagaaattgaaCATCGATAATGGCAAtgtatcacaaagaaaagaaaaaaaatagaacacacaaaattttacgtagaaacccttttgggaaaaaaaacacgggcaaaggaaaagaaaattcactatgtcgaattcgaatgattacaagcaGAAAGacgattatgtctatttataggtttaaaaaccttattctaatcaaattcAAATAGAAGTAATGCAACAAGATTAAAATactttattctaatcaacatcaaatagaggAAGTAAACTTCTATAGGGATTTTGCTTGTGTAGCCTGTACCGTATCGGGGGGTCAGAGGCCTCCGGTTGCGACCTCAGTCCAGTATTTTGCTTATTGGGGATCTATGATGGGCTGCGGCCTTCGCCCTAGAGATCCCCCTATC carries:
- the LOC107894479 gene encoding aspartic proteinase nepenthesin-1 — encoded protein: MPSTLGFINSKLLFCLLVTSILYHSAFVTSKPTGFSLRAVIDDSPESPLYLIENLTIAERLERLIKISYSRVNYLNLVSSGDAKLVPDNIRIPMLRDALYYAVAFTIGSQGHPVKLLMDTGGGLIWTQCLPCPNCFPQKLPIYNPAASTSYATLPCSHPFCNGDRRLYNCEHGRYCVYNAQYSGGASTSAIASTEAFHFFVDQHSTHPFNVIFGCSYDSRDIAFMNTDISGIFGLSFSPDSMASQFSALIQHRFSYCLAPFDDVTPRPLVLRFGEDIPQLPPQSVGSTQLIASPTSYFFYLGLKDISVAGHRIGFPPSIFQIKPNGLGGFFIDSGALFTHIDADALAGNAYAEVLKGFAAYYGSKYLKQTGASPEGFELCYERPPNFDEFATLTFHFDESVYTVNGQYMHVIAPNFFCVGILKGSSVSVLGAWQQQNKRIIYDGGRGVLEFADENCMNDIA